TAACACGGAGAGGTAAGTCATGATGGACTGCTCATCCTCACGAGGGTCAATGATCTTCTCTGGGGCAATGACCTGGATGCAAAAGAGAAACAATGGTTATGTATATGTTTGTATGTCCTTTCCTGATGAATTATGCTAGCACCAATTATTCCCCACACTGGCCTCTTCAGGTCACATGCAGGGTGACATAGACCCCTACAAGCTAAAACAACGTGCATGATGTAAATCTGCTACATTTCATGTATTCCTTTCACTATGAGCAAAGGACTCTACTTCCTGAAGGCTTTGTTAGTGTGGTGAATTCTTACATGCCCTATGATGTCGTAGGCCAAAAGATTACCCTCCAGAGGCTGTTCCGAGAAGTTAAAACCTAAAATGAAATCTGTACAAATTCCTAGAGTTACACCAATGTTTTCCAATGTAATGGGAACCATATGGGATCTTGAGGGGTGTTGACCACTCTCATAACAATTCAGGGCACGTACGTTTTGAAATGTCAGCCCTGTTCCCCTGTGATTTAGTGGTTTATTCAGTATGTAATATGTGGAAACCACAAGAGTGTTGATAGTCCGAGGACTCACCTTTGGCACTCCCAGCCACTCGTCAGCCTGCTGCATGGCCACTCTGGCATTGTCTACTTGCTGTACCTCGTCCCAGCTCTCCCAGTCTGGACACAAACCTGCAggcagggagaaagacagagtatCAAAGATCAGGTCCTAGACTATATACGCCATAGGAAGTATGCTTTACCCAAAGCTggattttgttttcatgaatcCAGTTATAGTTCACCTGGGGCCAGTCCGTCCACCAGTGTCCTAAGAGCCATGCCATTCTGCCAGTCCTGGCTGAAGTTGGTGATAGGCAGTTCGGGCACCTTGTCCAGGATCCACCCAACAGCCGTAGCTCAGGGGTCTGTTTCTTGGTCTTGTCCTGGCCCTCTTCCTCCAGTAAATGAGAAGAGATGGAGTAGTGTAGGAACCACACCAACCCCAAGATCAGCTTCATATTCCCGTCCACGATGGCCTTACTGTCTGTTGAGGCAGCACCGCATTATACCCACAAGAATGGATGGGAGATCCAGTGTTATCTAACACAAACAGTATCGCACATCTCACAGGGTAAATCAAACAGTCCTATAGTCTTCACTTttataacaaaaaaaattgtggCAACATGTGCAATGACATGACTGAACACAGTAACTGTGAGGTACATTAAACAAAGACTAAACTGAATCATAGAAAACTGGCCAAATTGTATACTGTATAATTACAAGTAATGGTACCTagaaatttaaaataaatatggTTTCTGCACAATGCAACCATGCAACCTCATGTAAAGTGTAACCAAAGAAGTGTGACTTTATCTTCTTCCTTATCTTGGCCTGGCTGCCAGACTGAAAATGATCCCTGAGCATTTCAACATGTCACTTACCTATGGACATCATCTTGACATTCTCCTGTTCCAGAAACTCGAGCGCAGCAGAGACATTATCCAGCCTCATCTGTCTGAATGTGGGCCTGGTGTGGTACTTCCTGAACATCTTCTTATGGCTCAAGACCTCCAGTAGGGCGATGAGAGTCAGCCCGTCATTTAGGTCAAACTGAAGGTCACCTATGAACCTGTTTACACACTTCAGGTGCTTGTTGCACCACCgtgtgatggtgttcttctggATATTCTTCAATGGTACATCATCTGTCAGGTTACACCTAGCGGCACACACACTGTGTTCAGCCAGAGAGACCTCGCTCTTGGTAAATggcatactgtaatatactaacGTTGCTTGTTCCTTGTTGCCTTCTTCCCCTTCCTCTGTTGTTTCGAATctgatctgtctgtctccccataGTGCGGTGGAGCTTTTAAAGGAGGGCGAGGTGTAGAATATGAGAAGCGTTAACCTCGCAAATTTCAGGAGTTTTTGCTGGAGGGGAGGGATAAAATATTCCCTCTCCGTGTTATCATAACACAAAACATTGTCCAAACTGTTAGCATAGAAAGAAGTGCATCAGACACTAGATTTCATGACCTCACTAGGATGTGTATTGAGGGTTATTGGATGGAGGTCAGTAAGAATACCCCTCGGATGTAAAGCTGATCCCCATCTGGGGGCCCTATGTGTaacatctgcttccaactcaTACCCTCAAAcatgtagatcccctgaacgcagctcactctccagatcccaatcacctgaattctaatcacctgcatgtcattatcacacactatttagttcagttctttgcatcccttcactgtgaggtattgtttgttttgtgacacgtcTTTCAGAGCGCTGGGTTTTCCGTGCGTTACTCCtatgtatgatagtttttgccagCCTCACTAACGACACCTTTTGCTAATACATAGTTTGATGGGCTAGAAACAGCTCACCTTACGTTGTCGGTGTAGCATCTGTAGCTCAGGGGTATGTTTTTTGGTCTTGTCCTGGCCCCTGTCCTCATTGAGATGGACTGCAGGACGGCATtgaggggtgtgtgtgcatgcgtgttatTGAAAAATGTTGACTCTACATCTTTGCAAAATACTGAAACAAGAGTCCTCTAAACGCCAAACACATGTCCAAGTTTAAGGTACTTTCCTCTTTCTTCCGAAAGCACCTTTTCTGATTATCAATAGTAAAGTAATATCCATCAGAGATGCCTGGAGAAGTAAAAAAAACCTGGCATGATAGATACTTTGTAGCCGATGGCCAAATCAACAACTGTTCAACATGACTCACATGCCATACTGTAAACATTGAGATTTCATACGGTCAATGAGGGTTTTCTACCAACCCAAACTTAACATGTGGCTCCACTTATTGTATAATATGTGGTACTATCAGGGTAATGGAGAAAAATAATCATGATCATGAGATTTAGAAGGTTTAATTAAGGTCACACAAAGTACATTTTAGAGCAAATAGTTTTACTTCAAACTTAAACTATACCATCACCTATCTTTTTCAAAATACAGTATACTTCGCACAATTATTTACATTTGAAAAAGCAATGCTTGAATTACAATATATTTTGTGGTGAATTTAATTGGATGACAAATGAATTGATACTAGAGGTTTAAATTGCATGCAAACATTGATTAAAAAGGGAGGTAGGCCTACTGAATAGTCAACAGTTAACATCAAATTGAGGGGGAACTTATAACTTCTTGGCCTCAAGATAATTAATCTCTGGTTATTCCTTAACCGTTTTTACCAGAattatgtgagtgagtgtatgcaAATGATCTAAGATCATTCACCATGTATTCACACAGAGCTTAGGCGTTGCAATGCAGCAAATTAAAGTTTAAGGTGAATTTACACATTTTACTGGACTGTAAAACAAAGTGTTTAGGGCAGTTGGACCTCGAAGACAGGTCTTTCTGCAGTAATATTAATCATTATTAGTGAGGATAACAGTGTACAGTATCTTTAGCCTATATTCATTGTTGAAATCCTATTAGTAGATAGAGTCCTAATGTAAAACATAAAGAGAAAACCAAAAATGCATTTATGAGTTTCTGAAATTATACATTTAGGAAGATTGAACTGGTCTTTAATTGTACAGTATATTTGATATTCATTTCTCAAATTTCTCTAAAATATATCAGTGAAACTATATAAGTATTAAACTAAAGGGCTCTCCTTTTTAAAACATCTGAACATGAGTAAACAACTGAACAGATCAGGAGGCAATTCATTTAATAGGTTTAGTGTACAGAAGTCTGACCATATGTACGTATGTGTGCACTAATatccttgtgtgtgtatgtgtgtctcacaCTCAGGTCCTGGCGTAGAGCACAGCAGCAGTCATAGTCGCTACCACGGCAACTGCATGAGGCACCCAGACGATCCATCCACTCTGAAATAGGAAGTGACACAAACTGAAACACTGACCTCAGCACCGTCTGACAGGCTGCTCTAGCCCTTTAATAGCACCTGATTGGCCAAAGCTGTCATGGAATGCACAGAGAACAATGACGGTTGAAAGCAACATGTTCACGTAGAGCAAGACGAGACAAAAATCagcccatagaaagagagatttgTTAGATATTAATGATCCAGGCAAGAGGAGAAGATGTCATATTAGAAATGTTAGTTCTGTCATGGGGAGACATCATATTTTCCTCAGTATTTCAGAGGAACGAGAGAGACTTTTCAATTTCGAGACTTGAGATTTGTTTCATGCAGTGTGCTGAC
This genomic stretch from Oncorhynchus kisutch isolate 150728-3 linkage group LG24, Okis_V2, whole genome shotgun sequence harbors:
- the LOC109869780 gene encoding filamin-B is translated as MPFTKSEVSLAEHSVCAARCNLTDDVPLKNIQKNTITRWCNKHLKCVNRFIGDLQFDLNDGLTLIALLEVLSHKKMFRKYHTRPTFRQMRLDNVSAALEFLEQENVKMMSIDSKAIVDGNMKLILGLVWFLHYSISSHLLEEEGQDKTKKQTPELRLLGGSWTRCPNCLSPTSARTGRMAWLLGHWWTDWPQVCVQTGRAGTRYSK